The Zeugodacus cucurbitae isolate PBARC_wt_2022May chromosome 4, idZeuCucr1.2, whole genome shotgun sequence genome includes the window CGGCGCCTGTCATTTGATAAGGGTTGAATTGttatttatactcgtatatgtatatagattatgtacgtttattaaacaaaaactcaggtgtcatataatataaatcaaaaatttatttataattctaataattatttcaaataaatcataCAATAGCCGCCAAATTAAACCCTAAACCTATTCCGCTGGACTCCATAAAATATTCAACTATACTTGCAGTACTCGTAATATCGTATATTGCTTGTAAATCTATCTCACTGGTTTCTATAAAATGTATTATCTATGTAGCACCATTTTAAACTTTATCCTGTAAGTATTGTCGTGCGTCTTCGacctaaaataaatcaaattgtattttgaaaaaatataaaaatatgtaagtttTACCGTTTTGAACCACGCAGATCCTGTTTTGAACATCATTCTATGAACGAAGGACATGGTGGAACGTGGAGCTATGCCATGCATATGCAGATGTTTTACGGTAATGAAAGGCGGCAAGTGAAAGCCAAATAAAGCATCCGTTGtgctgatattatttttttcaaaaaatgactTCAGACCATGCTCCATGCTGTTCACTAAAATTgtaccaaaaatattatataatcttgtttatttaaataagaaattggCTAACAacatatatattgaaattaaaatgttttaagtTGTCGAGCGAAGATTATGGAAGCTTACAATGCAAGTATTGTGAGCGTGTAAGTGGTTTAAAATAAGCATTGTTTCCTCTTACCCAATGCTATATCATTTTTTGTCAACGCCTTCAAGCTCTCAACATGCCGCTTTGGAACAGCCAAGTAATGATAAGTTGATGATGGTTTTATGTCTTTAAATATGACAAAATCTGCGTTTTCAAATTCAATCACAGTATTGGGTTGTTTCCCAGCAGAAATCTCACAAAATATACAATGTCCCATATTCGACGAACTAGTTATAAATCGTAGAAATGGTAGAAATGCCAGCACACAGAGaaccaataaaattataaattttttggcaCTTAGTtgtttttgaagaaacatcggaGAAATCTaaacaatttctaaaataataacaaatgataACAATAACATGTACTGCGCAAGACGACAAATTCAACTTTGGAGACTTCACCACCTACCAGATGTCCAAAAATTTTGCTGACAAAAAAGCAATTGGTTTAAATTCCTTATACAAAATGTaattcaaaatggaaaaaaatataattacatatgtatatatggtatttacgattaataaaagtaatcaaaacaatcaaagtattaaatatatttaatttggatTTGTATGTAGGTAGTGGCAAGTTGCTTTTGTAGAATCAGCTGTAGTGCTGTCAAATTGATTGTGTCACAACAAAGCAAAGTGTACAATGATCAAGCGGTAGGAGGAGTCAACAAACTGCATTAAATACGTGAATGTGGGAGTGCAAATTTAATTGATaacgaaaaaacgaaaattaactTCATTaataaacgtaaaataaaaaccaaaattattcatatataaataagaagTAAAATAGCATGAATGAACTGAAAGCACCGTCTCTCCAATCGCTTTTGGAGTCGGATCGTGGATCTAGTGACAGTTTGCTTGCCGAATCACTGCTTGGTATTGACGATGTAAATAAATAGCTCATCATTTACGTATACATTTGTGCAATaagttttaaaacattttcagtTGGATGATGTGGAATATTCAATACCGCCAAGTGGTGAATTGCCCACCTTAGAGTCGGCATTAAGTGAATTTGAAGCAGATTCGGACATAGGTTCAGAGTTGGGCGTACCAACACCGGCACCAACACCTACGCCCTCATTAGCAGAAGAGGGTGGAGTTCGCAATGGCGGGGCAGGCGGAGGCGGTTCTATAATGCGTTATGCGATGATGCATGGAGTATCTGCACAAATTGCGTCAGCTGCGGTAAGTTTATTAACAGAAATATGTTTAATGAGTGCCTTTATTAAATATCTTATATTTTACGGATGTTTCAGGATCGGGTAAATGCTGGACTTGCAACTGCATGCGCCGTATCAACATTAATCGGCATTGGTACCTCACACGGTCACATACTCAATTTTGATATAACACAGACACTACGCTGGGCACATCAGGACAAACATGGGCAAGGTGCCGTATCTGCATTGGCATATAATCCAGACTGTACACGTCTATTAGCTGGTTATGCACGCGGACTTGTTGTAATGATTGACACACAATCTGGGGACGTTTTACGCAACCTATTTGACGTGATTACTCCGAACACCGGAGTTTTGCATATAAAATGGACCTCCAGACCGGCACTCGCTCTCTGCTCTGATTCAGGGGGTTCTGTATGGTCCTTGAGCTTTACCAGAAAATTAGGTATTCGTGGTTGCTCGTCACGATGTCTTTTCAGTGGAGCACGTGGAGAAGTTTGCACCATGGAACCATTGATGATTGATAGTTCTCATGAACTCGATCAATATTGCATTATTGCTCTGGCCACTTTATCAAAATACTTTATTGTAACTATACGTCCACGACTAAAGGTAATAAAATATCATGCACTACAGGGGCCAGCTGATTGCTTACCCGTACTGGCATGGCAAATGGTTCTAATTCAGGCAGCAGACGCTACGCGTTCAGTTGACCCAGTTATCGTAGTAGGACGTGGCAATCAATTGTTTTTCCATCAACTTTTTATGGCAAATGGGCGTATTACTTTACTATATTTGCGACATGTGCAAATGCAGACAAATTTACTATCGGTTCATTGGTTGGGCCCAAAGTGTGTCGCTTGCATGGATGTATCGGAAATACTACATCTAATAGATGTGCGTTCCAGCAAAGAACTTGAATGCATCGATATGGCCAATGCTGGCTTGGTTTATGGTTCAGCTCAATTCAAGGGACTCGCGACCGGCGGTAATGTATCACCGGCTTTAGCTTTAGCCGGAACACATGCATGTTACAATTCTTTAATGTCGCGCGGTacacaattatatattttgggtGCAAGATCTTTACATATGGTTGCTGTACGCACGTGGACGGAGCGCATTAGCTACTTGGTAAAACCTAAATACCCTTTATAAATgctaaaagtaattttaaaagttcttattattatttttatattcattaccTAGGTGAAAAATCAGAGATGGCAAGAAGCATGTGATCTCGCGCTGGATGGTTATCGTGCCACTGCTGAGCGTCCGCGACGTAAAGC containing:
- the LOC105211070 gene encoding adenosine 5'-monophosphoramidase HINT3 codes for the protein MFLQKQLSAKKFIILLVLCVLAFLPFLRFITSSSNMGHCIFCEISAGKQPNTVIEFENADFVIFKDIKPSSTYHYLAVPKRHVESLKALTKNDIALVNSMEHGLKSFFEKNNISTTDALFGFHLPPFITVKHLHMHGIAPRSTMSFVHRMMFKTGSAWFKTVEDARQYLQDKV